The following are encoded in a window of Acropora muricata isolate sample 2 chromosome 6, ASM3666990v1, whole genome shotgun sequence genomic DNA:
- the LOC136920905 gene encoding neuronal acetylcholine receptor subunit alpha-2-like isoform X2: MRVLLLGVLVVWIANRTRGSQKSLEQQLINDLLRGYNRDAHPIPEQNRSSYVVTFGLELVQLINVDDKNQIITTNVWIRQKWTNLLLTWEPKHYGGIKRVRIDPKLLWIPDVVLYNSADSEFSGGLEKYKTRVIIDSNGTSSWYSPASFRSTCPIDVTHFPFDEQTCTMKFGSWTFEVVDLDIHADNSPLHSTQYVKSAEWDLMAASKQRNVQSYACCDYPFSDVTIELVFKRKPLFYIFNLIIPCMIIMSMVLLGFFLPPESGERITLSITVLLAMAVFLQLAAENLPRNSENVPVMGIFYITVMFEVALSLVATCYILHIHHRNSGTAVIPVPRWVNKCILNKLGKLLRVKKPVTEDNYHLSAEKDFKRLSLMKKDFESQLCKGRMGHGVDKTTAARTVVSSREEFCLTSFVNSVECTATENDMLQDKKDTTATSDSDGTKTAQGVMVLVEGLKHRQQIEKNQEEWRHLAMVLDRLFFWIFVLLISFSLFIVLARL; the protein is encoded by the exons GTTCACAGAAATCTTTAGAGCAGCAACTTATCAATGATCTTTTAAGGGGATATAACAGAGACGCTCACCCAATCCCGGAACAAAATAGAAGTTCCTACGTTGTCACTTTTGGCCTGGAGTTGGTCCAATTGATTAATGTT GATGATAAAAATCAGATTATCACGACAAACGTATGGATCAGACAG AAATGGACCAATCTTCTGTTGACGTGGGAACCAAAGCACTACGGAGGCATCAAACGAGTTCGTATTGACCCGAAACTTCTTTGGATTCCAGATGTTGTTCTGTATAACAG TGCCGATAGCGAATTCAGCGGTGGACTTGAAAAGTACAAGACTCGCGTGATCATCGATTCTAACGGCACGAGCTCATGGTACAGCCCGGCTTCGTTTCGGAGCACGTGCCCAATCGACGTCACACATTTTCCGTTCGACGAACAGACATGCACCATGAAGTTTGGATCGTGGACGTTTGAAGTCGTTGACCTGGACATCCACGCCGACAATTCGCCGCTTCATTCCACGCAGTACGTAAAAAGCGCCGAGTGGGACCTAATGGCGGCTTCAAAGCAACGAAACGTGCAATCCTACGCCTGCTGCGATTACCCGTTCTCCGACGTCACCATCGAGCTTGTTTTCAAGCGGAAACCTTTGTTTTATATCTTCAACTTGATCATACCCTGCATGATCATCATGTCGATGGTGTTACTGGGATTTTTTCTACCTCCGGAGTCTGGCGAGCGCATCACTCTGAGCATCACTGTACTATTGGCAATGGCGGTGTTCTTGCAACTGGCAGCTGAGAATCTGCCTCGGAATTCCGAAAATGTTCCGGTGATGGGGATCTTTTACATCACGGTGATGTTCGAGGTGGCCCTCTCTCTCGTAGCTACGTGTTATATACTGCACATCCATCACCGTAACTCAGGCACAGCGGTGATTCCCGTCCCACGGTGGGTCAACAAGTGTATACTCAACAAGCTTGGAAAGTTATTGCGCGTCAAGAAGCCCGTGACTGAAGACAATTACCACTTGTCCGCGGAGAAGGATTTCAAGAGACTTTCCCTGATGAAAAAAGACTTTGAAAGCCAATTGTGCAAAGGGCGAATGGGACACGGGGTTGACAAGACGACTGCAGCGAGGACGGTTGTAAGTTCGCGGGAGGAATTTTGTTTGACCTCCTTTGTGAATTCTGTTGAATGCACGGCGACTGAAAACGACATGCTGCAAGATAAGAAAGACACCACCGCAACTAGCGATAGCGATGGTACGAAAACAGCCCAAGGGGTGATGGTGTTAGTCGAAGGTCTGAAGCACCGACAACAGATCGAGAAGAATCAGGAAGAGTGGAGGCATTTAGCCATGGTGCTGGACAGATTATTTTTCTGGATTTTTGTCCTGCTTATatcattttcactttttattgtgCTAGCGAGACTGTAG
- the LOC136920905 gene encoding neuronal acetylcholine receptor subunit beta-3-like isoform X1 — protein MAEISQLLVQRAELAYGDSMFSLSSSFPTGSQKSLEQQLINDLLRGYNRDAHPIPEQNRSSYVVTFGLELVQLINVDDKNQIITTNVWIRQKWTNLLLTWEPKHYGGIKRVRIDPKLLWIPDVVLYNSADSEFSGGLEKYKTRVIIDSNGTSSWYSPASFRSTCPIDVTHFPFDEQTCTMKFGSWTFEVVDLDIHADNSPLHSTQYVKSAEWDLMAASKQRNVQSYACCDYPFSDVTIELVFKRKPLFYIFNLIIPCMIIMSMVLLGFFLPPESGERITLSITVLLAMAVFLQLAAENLPRNSENVPVMGIFYITVMFEVALSLVATCYILHIHHRNSGTAVIPVPRWVNKCILNKLGKLLRVKKPVTEDNYHLSAEKDFKRLSLMKKDFESQLCKGRMGHGVDKTTAARTVVSSREEFCLTSFVNSVECTATENDMLQDKKDTTATSDSDGTKTAQGVMVLVEGLKHRQQIEKNQEEWRHLAMVLDRLFFWIFVLLISFSLFIVLARL, from the exons ATGGCCGAAATTTCTCAACTATTAGTACAACGGGCCGAGTTGGCTTATGGCGATTCCATGTTTagtctttcctcttcttttcctACAGGTTCACAGAAATCTTTAGAGCAGCAACTTATCAATGATCTTTTAAGGGGATATAACAGAGACGCTCACCCAATCCCGGAACAAAATAGAAGTTCCTACGTTGTCACTTTTGGCCTGGAGTTGGTCCAATTGATTAATGTT GATGATAAAAATCAGATTATCACGACAAACGTATGGATCAGACAG AAATGGACCAATCTTCTGTTGACGTGGGAACCAAAGCACTACGGAGGCATCAAACGAGTTCGTATTGACCCGAAACTTCTTTGGATTCCAGATGTTGTTCTGTATAACAG TGCCGATAGCGAATTCAGCGGTGGACTTGAAAAGTACAAGACTCGCGTGATCATCGATTCTAACGGCACGAGCTCATGGTACAGCCCGGCTTCGTTTCGGAGCACGTGCCCAATCGACGTCACACATTTTCCGTTCGACGAACAGACATGCACCATGAAGTTTGGATCGTGGACGTTTGAAGTCGTTGACCTGGACATCCACGCCGACAATTCGCCGCTTCATTCCACGCAGTACGTAAAAAGCGCCGAGTGGGACCTAATGGCGGCTTCAAAGCAACGAAACGTGCAATCCTACGCCTGCTGCGATTACCCGTTCTCCGACGTCACCATCGAGCTTGTTTTCAAGCGGAAACCTTTGTTTTATATCTTCAACTTGATCATACCCTGCATGATCATCATGTCGATGGTGTTACTGGGATTTTTTCTACCTCCGGAGTCTGGCGAGCGCATCACTCTGAGCATCACTGTACTATTGGCAATGGCGGTGTTCTTGCAACTGGCAGCTGAGAATCTGCCTCGGAATTCCGAAAATGTTCCGGTGATGGGGATCTTTTACATCACGGTGATGTTCGAGGTGGCCCTCTCTCTCGTAGCTACGTGTTATATACTGCACATCCATCACCGTAACTCAGGCACAGCGGTGATTCCCGTCCCACGGTGGGTCAACAAGTGTATACTCAACAAGCTTGGAAAGTTATTGCGCGTCAAGAAGCCCGTGACTGAAGACAATTACCACTTGTCCGCGGAGAAGGATTTCAAGAGACTTTCCCTGATGAAAAAAGACTTTGAAAGCCAATTGTGCAAAGGGCGAATGGGACACGGGGTTGACAAGACGACTGCAGCGAGGACGGTTGTAAGTTCGCGGGAGGAATTTTGTTTGACCTCCTTTGTGAATTCTGTTGAATGCACGGCGACTGAAAACGACATGCTGCAAGATAAGAAAGACACCACCGCAACTAGCGATAGCGATGGTACGAAAACAGCCCAAGGGGTGATGGTGTTAGTCGAAGGTCTGAAGCACCGACAACAGATCGAGAAGAATCAGGAAGAGTGGAGGCATTTAGCCATGGTGCTGGACAGATTATTTTTCTGGATTTTTGTCCTGCTTATatcattttcactttttattgtgCTAGCGAGACTGTAG